In one window of Geotrypetes seraphini chromosome 3, aGeoSer1.1, whole genome shotgun sequence DNA:
- the LOC117356939 gene encoding uncharacterized protein LOC117356939 → MGVAGSILPGPASLFSWSPQVPAFLPGGRDPGVLDVGAAGTSERPGGSGSERSSALGGMVAAGGGAAGPSHLSSSLPGVAVRGVSASGPVSLSGTAVSGISSSGVGDQGSSAQGSSDRSYSLWIVGHSYIHWAAERAAIRPGGRHLGLSHRGLHVSWWGQRGMRWSQLLTLLERLRSRPRHPDLLLLHLGGNDVDACSGKDLVNLIRDDLRVVLDWFPGVLLMWSDIVPRPRCLASRRWTRGLSKLNRQVGKWVVSQGGLQLLHEWVDISCTGLFHTDGVHLSAVGWDLLLDDFSSGCERVLALC, encoded by the exons ATGGGTGTTGCTGGGAGTATTTTGCCTGGTCCTGCCTCTTTGTTTTCTTGGTCTCCGCAGGTGcctgcttttcttcctggtggtcGTGATCCTGGCGTATTGGACGTGGGAGCTGCAGGTACATCGGAGCGGCCTGGTGGTTCCGGATCGGAGCGCAGCTCGGCGCTCGGTGGTATGGTAGCTGCTGGCGGTGGCGCTGCTGGACCTTCTCATCTTTCGTCTTCCTTGCCTGGGGTTGCTGTTCGGGGCGTCTCGGCTTCAGGACCTGTTTCGTTGAGTGGGACTGCTGTCAGCGGCATCTCTTCCAGTGGAGTTGGAGACCAAGGATCTTCTGCACAGG GTTCCAGTGATCGTTCTTATTCCTTGTGGATTGTTGGCCACTCCTATATACACTGGGCGGCGGAGAGAGCTGCTATCCGTCCAGGTGGTCGTCATTTGGGACTCAGTCATCGGGGACTGCATGTATCTTGGTGGGGTCAGCGAGGAATGCGCTGGAGTCAATTGCTGACGTTGCTTGAGCGCCTTCGTTCGCGTCCTCGACATCCTGATTTGCTGTTGTTGCACCTTGGGGGGAACGATGTGGATGCCTGTTCTGGAAAGGACTTAGTGAATCTCATCAGGGACGACCTCAGAGTTGTTTTGGATTGGTTTCCTGGGGTTTTATTGATGTGGTCAGACATAGTGCCCCGCCCCCGTTGTCTGGCGTCTAGGCGTTGGACCCGGGGATTGTCGAAATTGAATAGACAAGTGGGTAAGTGGGTAGTTAGTCAAGGGGGTCTGCAATTGTTGCATGAGTGGGTGGATATATCTTGCACCGGTTTGTTTCACACGGACGGGGTTCATT